A single genomic interval of Lathyrus oleraceus cultivar Zhongwan6 chromosome 7, CAAS_Psat_ZW6_1.0, whole genome shotgun sequence harbors:
- the LOC127106824 gene encoding spermidine coumaroyl-CoA acyltransferase: MENHKPPSFLCLHTKDVIIVKPSKPTPSEILSLSTIDNDPNINILCQTIYVYKANHDFPNDQKDPSSLIKEALSKALVYYYPLAGKITTLDDERLGINCNGDGVPFLEANANCELSSLNYLEGIDVPTAQALVFDNPSQDQTSPYPLVFKVTKFLCGGFTIGMGLSHSVCDGFGASKFYRALLEFASGKNEPSVKPVWERERLTVKKTTLKEEEEEEQFKFLIDETSIATSPFLPTKEISHECFNMDSETIKRLKMKLMKEVDSDDNVMMKESFTITTVEALGAYVWRSKVRALKLNNDGRTLFCLAVGVRHLMDPPLHEGYYGNAFVASNVVLKVKELNEKPLFEAVKLIKESKKLSMNKEYIRSSINMLEIMNRRKMKIEGTGASLVLTDWRQLGLLQEVDFGWKGSVNIVPVPWNMFGFVDLCLFLPPNNLDPSKKGGVRIFVSLPRASMDKFKEEMELLKGMKLDEDI; this comes from the coding sequence ATGGAAAATCACAAGCCACCCTCTTTCCTTTGTCTTCATACCAAGGATGTCATCATAGTTAAACCCTCCAAACCCACACCTTCTGAAATTCTTTCACTCTCCACCATTGACAATGATCCTAACATCAACATTCTTTGCCAAACCATATATGTCTACAAAGCAAATCATGATTTCCCAAATGACCAAAAAGACCCTTCTTCTCTAATCAAAGAAGCACTCTCAAAGGCTTTGGTTTACTATTACCCTCTTGCAGGAAAAATAACAACACTTGATGATGAAAGGCTTGGAATCAACTGCAATGGTGATGGAGTTCCATTCTTAGAAGCAAATGCAAACTGTGAACTCTCTTCCCTTAACTATCTTGAAGGCATTGATGTTCCAACAGCACAAGCACTAGTGTTTGATAACCCTTCACAAGACCAAACTAGTCCTTATCCTTTGGTTTTCAAAGTTACAAAGTTTCTTTGTGGTGGCTTCACAATTGGTATGGGATTGTCACATAGCGTTTGTGATGGTTTTGGTGCATCAAAATTCTATAGAGCACTTTTAGAATTTGCAAGTGGAAAAAATGAACCTTCTGTGAAACCTGTTTGGGAGAGAGAGAGATTAACAGTGAAAAAAACTACTCttaaggaagaagaagaagaagaacaatTCAAGTTTCTTATAGATGAAACTTCTATAGCAACTTCACCTTTTTTACCAACCAAAGAAATCTCACATGAATGCTTTAACATGGATAGTGAAACCATAAAAAGGCTCAAAATGAAACTAATGAAGGAGGTTGATAGTGATGATAATGTGATGATGAAGGAAAGTTTCACAATCACAACAGTTGAAGCACTTGGTGCATATGTTTGGAGGTCAAAAGTAAGAGCTTTGAAACTGAACAATGATGGAAGAACTTTGTTTTGTTTAGCAGTAGGTGTGAGACACTTAATGGATCCACCTTTGCATGAAGGGTATTATGGTAATGCGTTTGTAGCTTCAAATGTGGTGTTAAAAGTGAAAGAGCTTAATGAAAAACCACTTTTTGAAGCTGTGAAGCTTATCAAAGAGAGTAAAAAACTTTCAATGAATAAAGAGTATATAAGAAGTTCAATTAACATGTTGGAGATAATGAATAGAAGGAAGATGAAGATTGAAGGAACAGGTGCATCATTGGTTTTGACAGATTGGAGACAACTTGGTTTGTTGCAAGAAGTTGATTTTGGATGGAAGGGTTCAGTtaatattgtgcctgttccttGGAACATGTTTGGTTTTGTGGATTTGTGTCTTTTTTTGCCTCCAAATAATTTGGATCCTTCAAAGAAAGGTGGAGTTAGGATCTTTGTGTCACTTCCAAGAGCTTCAATGGATAAGTTTAAAGAGGAGATGGAGCTTCTTAAGGGCATGAAACTTGATGAAGATATTTAG
- the LOC127106825 gene encoding uncharacterized protein LOC127106825 produces the protein MVGITLLVDLWRKKQSFNMAHSYPSSWFFSASATAATLSVGASFASNDFFGFRTPIAYSDSGVLAVSDDYLSGVRTSPGKYFYHDTLKYSPKGYNFELKPLWSAFELRSFALISLRSFLMFYLPLLEPHANMEQDYDNFMQDKHDELHGKLVVPFKKSLLQIVREITVVTTRRVLERLTFHYASRKMAWRLLKDVPASAVRKAGRGMPTYMYMLSVSKATLRGHTIGVTASWIVQVGVRIFQFFKTKSINEDGSINKAERNRIFKEKIYIATLKCNASLVFAAIGGGIGATLCRPSVGQWIGCAVGDLTGPVIVAVIANRTLDWNL, from the exons ATGGTGGGAATAACATTACTTGTAGATCTATGGAGGAAAAAACAAAGCTTTAACATGGCACATTCTTATCCATCTTCATGGTTTTTTTCTGCATCTGCCACTGCTGCCACATTGTCTGTTGGGGCCTCTTTTGCCTCAAATGATTTCTTTGG TTTCAGGACACCAATAGCTTATTCTGATTCTGGAGTGCTGGCGGTTTCCGACGATTACCTTTCCGGCGTACGAACTTCGCCGGGGAAATATTTCTACCATGATACTCTAAAGTATAGCCCAAAGGGCTACAATTTTGAACTTAAGCCGTTGTGGTCAGCTTTTGAATTGAGATCATTTGCACTGATCTCATTGAGGTCATTCTTGATGTTCTATTTGCCTCTTTTGGAGCCTCATGCAAATATGGAACAAGATTATGATAACTTTATGCAAGACAAACATGATGAACTTCATGGCAAATTAGTTGTTCCCTTCAAAAAATCGCTATTGCAAATTGTCCGCGAG ATTACCGTAGTCACAACTAGACGCGTTTTAGAAAGACTCACTTTCCATTATGCTTCAAGAAAAATGGCATGGAGACTTCTTAAAG ATGTTCCTGCATCGGCTGTTCGAAAGGCGGGACGGGGAATGCCGACTTATATGTACATGCTTTCTGTGAGCAAAGCAACTCTAAGAG GACACACAATTGGTGTTACAGCATCATGGATTGTTCAAGTAGGGGTCAGAATATTTCAATTCTTTAAAACAAAGTCAATAAATGAAGATGGTAGCATCAACAAAGCTGAGAGAAACAGAATTTTCAAAGAGAAGATTTACATAGCTACACTTAAGTGTAATGCATCTCTAGTTTTTGCAGCTATTGGTGGAGGAATTGGTGCTACTCTTTGCCGTCCTTCAGTTGGTCAATGGATCG GTTGTGCTGTTGGTGATTTGACTGGTCCAGTTATTGTAGCAG